In Xenopus laevis strain J_2021 chromosome 2S, Xenopus_laevis_v10.1, whole genome shotgun sequence, a genomic segment contains:
- the LOC108708919 gene encoding uromodulin-like: MTALLCITLLFFYLGTANCQGISYAKTCSSCHATAAVCSQRAGYVTCSCASGYIGNGVNCTLLSYCSSVSCCPQGYSWNRATKLCVDVNECSDNTLNKCVPSSTCLNRNGIYLCNYNRNTECPTTACSYDMDCLNVNGVVECADPCLNYQTLNGSSRLSTLDSTGIFQTDRYSFGWFRYTGNVGLRMAEGCVNSLKCGSAEPFSLGGKHPIIGDGIEMVTLRRNSLTGCVNASTIPVKACPDGFYVYKFTGSLQFDVFCTDPNFNISSTIPTKAPSTTPTITTTPTITPSTTATPTTTAIPTTTNQSPTVTSLFTSLDVSTSVFASPEFSSSAFTTANPNTLSPVSEQNITVTTIKTTNTMTTTSKTQLVNGTEITTLEVNQTTSIFTEVKVITPMSVKIRTNSSLFQSTAHFRLEEGVPLTSTHTQPPDWMGCEEASANSQPFQPQLYSGKPVQTKTTTETTSADGKDFRSTTTTTTTTTEEVIVTVPDPETTLYETTTIIY, translated from the exons ATGACTGCTTTGCTCTGCATAACCCTCTTGTTCTTCTATTTAGGAACAGCTAACTGCCAAG GGATATCAT atgCAAAGACATGTTCCTCCTGCCACGCTACTGCTGCAGTGTGCTCCCAGAGGGCAGGATATGTGACATGCAGCTGTGCCTCTGGTTACATTGGTAATGGTGTGAATTGCACTCTTTTGTCCTACTGTAGCTCAGTGTCATGCTGTCCTCAAGGCTATTCCTGGAATAGAGCTACCAAGCTCTGTGTTGATGTCAATGAATGCAGTGATAACACGCTGAATAAGTGCGTGCCTTCATCAACTTGTTTGAATAGAAATGGTATCTACCTGTGTAATTATAACAGAAACACTGAATGTCCCACTACTGCCTGTTCCTATGACATGGATTGTCTCAATGTCAATGGAGTcgtagagtgtgctgatccttgctTGAATTACCAGACACTGAATGGATCAAGCAGATTGTCTACACTTGACTCTACTGGTATATTCCAAACTGACAGATACAGCTTTGGCTGGTTCCGTTACACTGGAAATGTTGGATTAAGAATGGCTGAGGGGTGTGTTAATAGCTTAAAATGTGGATCTGCAGAGCCCTTTAGTCTTGGAGGCAAGCACCCAATCATTGGAGACGGAATTGAGATGGTGACTCTTAGAAGAAACTCATTAACAGGCTGTGTAAACGCTTCAACAATCCCTGTTAAAGCCTGCCCCGATGGATTTTATGTCTATAAGTTCACAGGCAGCCTGCAGTTTGATGTCTTTTGCACAG aTCCAAACTTTAATATAAGCTCTACAATCCCAACAAAAGCTCCTTCTACCACACCTACTATAACTACCACACCTACTATTACACCTTCTACAACGGCCACACCTACCACAACTGCTATACCTACAACTACTAACCAATCTCCAACTGTCACATCCCTATTCACTTCCCTGGATGTGTCCACATCAGTTTTCGCCAGTCCAGAGTTTTCCTCATCTGCATTTACAACAGCAAATCCTAATACATTATCACCAGTGTCAGAGCAAAATATCACAGTCACTACAataaaaaccaccaacacaatgACCACCACAAGCAAAACTCAGTTAGTGAATGGCACAGAGATCACAACCCTGGAAGTCAACCAGACAACCAGTATCTTCACTGAAGTAAAAGTAATAACGCCCATGAGTGTAAAAATCAGAACCAATAGTTCATTGTTTCAGTCCACTGCACATTTCAGATTAGAAGAAGGAGTGCCACTGACATCTACACACACCCAACCTCCTGACTGGATGGGCTGTGAAGAGGCATCTGCCAACTCACAGCCATTCCAGCCTCAGCTCTACAGTGGCAAACCAGTGCAAACTAAAACCACCACTGAAACCACCTCCGCAGACGGAAAGGATTTCAGAAGCACGACCACAACCACCACCACTACAACTGAAGAGGTCATTGTGACTGTTCCTGATCCTGAAACAACTCTTTATGAAaccactactattatttattaa